CGGAACTGACGCCTTGGCCCGGGGAACCGTTGATTTCTACATCCCGTAATAGGTTGTAGTGACTGATGATCGAGGGGCCAACTGTTTGCGTAACCTTGACCAGGTTACTAAGAGGAATCATGTCCCCGGTTTGCGAGCGCACATACAGGCTATTGATGTCCTCGGGGTTAGAGCGGAATTGTTGATCTGCCTGGACGTAAACTCGATAGGCCCTTTGGAATTGGTTGAAATCGTTGACGTAAGCGGAGCCGAGGAAGATTTGCAGGGTGTTGAAGATGTCCTCCAAGGAAACCTGCAACGAAGTTGCCTTCGTGCGATCAACCTCTACCGTGATTTGAGGGGTATTGGCGTTAAAGTTAGGTCGCAGGCCAGCTAATTGTGGTTTTTGAGGCGATGGATAGGTATTGGCTCGCCCGAGGAACTTGCCTAGAGTTTCACCGAGTGTGTCAAACCCTAAACCTCTTTCATCTTGAAGGTGAAACTCAAAGCCGCCAAAGTTGCCCAAACCTTGAATGGGTGGAGGCGGAAAGGGAATTACCGCTGCTTCTTTAATTGACAGAAGCTTGGGAAATAGTCCAGAAGGCTGCGGGAAGAAACCACCGATAATAGCTTTTACAGACTGATCGGCACCTCTGCGTTCTTCCCAAGGCTTTAAGGTCGAGAAGATCAAGCCATTATTGGGTGTAGCACCACTGAAACTAAAGCCACCAACCGCAAAGATATTCTGGATTTCTGGCCGCTCTTTTAAGATTGCTTCAGCTTGCTCCAGCACCTCTTCGGTGTAGTTTAGTGAGACCCCCTCAGGACCCTGGACAACCGTAATAAAATAGCCCTGGTCTTCTTCTGGAATGAAGGCCGCTGGCACAATTGTGTATACCCAATAGGTAAGAGCCAGTGACGCAGCAAATAGCACTAGAACAATGCCTTTGCGCCGAGTTAGTTGACTAACAGTCCGACCGTAACTCTGACGGGTTTTGTCAATTCCCCAGTTAATGCCATTGAAAAACCAGTTGTCTGGATTTTGTCCTCGCTTCAGCAAAATAGCCGAGAGAGTGGGGGTCAGGGTCAGGGCATTGAAAGTTGATACGATAACAGAAAAGGCAATGGTAAGAGCAAATTGCTGATAGAGCTGACCGGTTGTACCTGGGAAAAGAGCCACAGGTACAAACACCGTGATCAATACCAGCGAAGTCGCAATGACGGCACCAAATAAGGCGTTCATGGAAGTGAGTGCCGCTTCCAATGGCTTTAGCCCATCCTCCTGAATGCGACGGCTGATGTCTTCCACAATCACGATTGCGTCGTCCACCACCAGACCCGTTGCCAGGGTCAGACCGAATAGGGTCAGAGTATTGATCGAGAAGCCCAGTAGCTTAACAAAGATAAAGGTACCGAGCAAAGAAACTGGGATGGCAACTGAGGTGACCAAAGCCGCTCGCCAGTTCTGTAAGAACATGAAAACAACCAGAACGACCAACCCGATCGCCTGCAACAGGGAGATCAAGACCTCCTCAGCTCCAGCTTCAATGAAGGTAGTTGTATCGAAGGCAACAGCGTAGCGAACACCCGGTGGGAAGTTTGCAGCTAACCGCTGCATTTCTTCCTTGACAACTTTAGCTGTGTCTAAAGCGTTGCTGCCGAATTGTTGGGTAATCCCTAAGCCAATGCCCCGGTGCGTGATTCCGTCTGCTGTAAAGCGCAGGAGAGAACTATAGTTTTCTGCGCCTAGTTCCGCCCGGCCAATATCTTTCAGCTTGACCAGTGTGCCATTTTCGGTCCTTTTAATGACCAGCTCACTGAATTCTTGGGCGTCTCTGAGTCGCCCTTGAGCAGTGACTGAATACTGATATTGCTGCTCAGAATTGACGGGCGGTTGACCAATTTGTCCAGCCCCCACTTGCAGGTTCTGCTGTTGTAGCGCAGCAACAACGTCTTGGGGCGTTAGCTGCCGACCAGCAAGGCGCTCTGGGTCAAGCCAGAGACGCATCGCGTATTTACGTTCACCGAAAATTTGCACCCCACCGACCCCATTGAGGCGTTTGATCGCATCAACAATGTAGAGATCGGCGTAGTTACTGAGATAGGTGTCGTCGTAGGTGTCCTGGCCAGTTTTTTCATTTCGGTCGGAATAAACCCCAATCGCCAGCAAGAAGTTATTGTTGGTT
This genomic window from Leptolyngbya sp. FACHB-261 contains:
- a CDS encoding efflux RND transporter permease subunit, with product MILSISDFFIRRPIFATVCSIMVTLVGIACIPTLPIAQYPDIAPPQVSVTSNYIGANAEVVESTVTNILERELNGINGLKYIKSTSANDGTSSINLTFDIGRDQDIAAVDVQNRVSTVESRLPGPVTQTGVQVTKTNNNFLLAIGVYSDRNEKTGQDTYDDTYLSNYADLYIVDAIKRLNGVGGVQIFGERKYAMRLWLDPERLAGRQLTPQDVVAALQQQNLQVGAGQIGQPPVNSEQQYQYSVTAQGRLRDAQEFSELVIKRTENGTLVKLKDIGRAELGAENYSSLLRFTADGITHRGIGLGITQQFGSNALDTAKVVKEEMQRLAANFPPGVRYAVAFDTTTFIEAGAEEVLISLLQAIGLVVLVVFMFLQNWRAALVTSVAIPVSLLGTFIFVKLLGFSINTLTLFGLTLATGLVVDDAIVIVEDISRRIQEDGLKPLEAALTSMNALFGAVIATSLVLITVFVPVALFPGTTGQLYQQFALTIAFSVIVSTFNALTLTPTLSAILLKRGQNPDNWFFNGINWGIDKTRQSYGRTVSQLTRRKGIVLVLFAASLALTYWVYTIVPAAFIPEEDQGYFITVVQGPEGVSLNYTEEVLEQAEAILKERPEIQNIFAVGGFSFSGATPNNGLIFSTLKPWEERRGADQSVKAIIGGFFPQPSGLFPKLLSIKEAAVIPFPPPPIQGLGNFGGFEFHLQDERGLGFDTLGETLGKFLGRANTYPSPQKPQLAGLRPNFNANTPQITVEVDRTKATSLQVSLEDIFNTLQIFLGSAYVNDFNQFQRAYRVYVQADQQFRSNPEDINSLYVRSQTGDMIPLSNLVKVTQTVGPSIISHYNLLRDVEINGSPGQGVSSGQAIAAMEAVASETLPKGFRYEWSGLSLEEIEAGGQAVFIFALGVVFVFLTLAAQYESYIDPFIIMLTVPLAILGALIAILLRGSANDVYTQIGFVMLVGMASKNSVLIVEFANQARDEGLGIVKAAVTASRERLRPILMTAISTAIGSFPLLVATGAGAAARQSLGTAIVGGMFVATVLSLFVVPILFIVIKTAEARFHQRHHKPAMAGEAPVPARDKVSP